Proteins from a genomic interval of Corvus moneduloides isolate bCorMon1 chromosome 6, bCorMon1.pri, whole genome shotgun sequence:
- the HAUS2 gene encoding HAUS augmin-like complex subunit 2, translating into MAAPRRSRPPPPLRDAGSPPVEAASPSPGSGPRPRGASDPELESDSELDGDPELELEWSAWLDVESDEEQGGGEPWPWEPGQRSAAAVLLERCLAAGAVSQEALDLTSRRTPCFAKFSEMEEMVNTEAEINEIKLETEMMQLENETADITHHFHLGKKCEILQDMNRHLEAILKEKRALRKRLIKHRCQESLPIEATFHKCIVELLTEAVTFIEKLESHLQSVRSMPQISHMMNNMDTTLSKTEVLMIELEELTEQILKWEKLQKEVYSNNVCKTADLDFGLSLT; encoded by the exons ATGGCGGCCCCCAGGCGctcccggccgccgccgccactGCGAGACGCCGGGAGTCCGCCCGTGGAGGccgccagccccagccccgggtccgggccccggccccgcggagcGAGCGACCCCGAGCTCGAGTCCGATTCCGAGCTCGATGGCGACCccgagctggagctggagtggaGCGCGTGGCTCGACGTGGAGAGCGATGAGGAGCAGGGCGGCGGCGAGCCCTGGCCCTGGGAGCCCGGGCAGCGCTCGGCGGCGGCCGTGCTGCTGGAGCGGTGCTTGGCGGCGGGCGCCGTGAGCCAG GAGGCTTTGGATTTAACTAGTAGAAGAACGCCATGCTTTGCAAAATTCTCAGAGATGGAAGAAATGGTAAACACGGAAGCTGAAATCAATGAG ATAAAACTGGAAACTGAAATGATGCAGTTGGAGAATGAGACAGCAGACATTACTCACCATTTTCACTTAG ggAAAAAGTGCGAAATTTTGCAAGATATGAACAGGCACCTGGAAGCCATACTGAAAGAGAAGAGGGCTCTCAGAAAGAGGCTGATAAAACACAGATGTCAAGAGAGCCTGCCTATTGAGGCTACTTTTCACAA GTGTATAGTAGAGTTGCTGACAGAGGCTGTGACTTTCATTGAGAAGCTTGAAAGCCATTTGCAGTCTGTAAGAAGCATGCCTCAGATATCACATATGATGAACAATATG GACACCACTTTGTCAAAAACAGAGGTGCTCATGATAGAGTTGGAGGAGCTGACAGAGCAAATACTGAAATGggaaaaactgcaaaaggaAGTGTATTCTAACAACGTATGCAAAACTGCTGACTTGGACTTTGGCTTATCTTTAACCTAA
- the LRRC57 gene encoding leucine-rich repeat-containing protein 57, with product MGNSALKAHLETAQKTGVFQLTGKGLTEFPEDLQKLTSNLRTIDLSNNKIELLPPLIGKFSFLKSLALNNNKLTALPEELCKLKKLETLHLNGNHLRQLPAAFGQLSALKTLSLSGNQLRTVPTQLSGLRHLDVVDLSKNQIQNVPDTVGELQAIELNLNQNQISQISVQISHCPRLKVLRLEENCLELSMLPQSILSDSQISLLAVEGNLFEIKKLRELEGYDKYMERFTATKKKFA from the exons ATGGGAAATAGTGCACTGAAAGCCCACCTGGAGACAGCACAGAAAACTGGTGTGTTTCAGCTAACGGGAAAGGGACTTACTGAG TTTCCTGAAGATCTGCAGAAGCTAACAAGCAACTTAAGGACAATAGACTTGTCGAACAACAAAATAGAGCTCTTGCCACCTCTCATtggaaaattttcctttttgaagagCCTTGCtctaaacaacaacaaactgA ctgcttTACCTGAGGAGCTGTGTAAACTGAAAAAACTGGAAACACTACACCTGAATGGCAATCACTTGAGGCAGCTACCAGCTGCATTTGGACAACTTTCAGCTCTCAAAACCCTAAGCCTCTCTGGAAACCAGCTTCGGACTGTGCCTACACAACTCTCTGGTCTTCGCCATTTGGATGTGGTCGATCTTTCAAAAAACCAGATCCAAAATGTGCCTGACACTGTGGGAGAACTGCAGGCTATCGAACTCAATTTGAATCAGAATCAG ATTTCCCAGATCTCCGTTCAGATCTCCCACTGTCCACGCCTCAAAGTCTTGCGTTTAGAAGAAAACTGTCTAGAACTCAGCATGCTGCCTCAGAGTATCCTCAGTGATTCCCAGATCTCACTGCTTGCAGTAGAAGGCAACCTCTTTGAAATCAAGAAACTCAGAGAACTGGAAGGTTATGACaag taCATGGAACGATTCACAGCTACAAAGAAGAAGTTTGCATGA